Proteins encoded by one window of Paroedura picta isolate Pp20150507F chromosome 9, Ppicta_v3.0, whole genome shotgun sequence:
- the TIMM21 gene encoding mitochondrial import inner membrane translocase subunit Tim21: MRSAHYRFSFMMLSSFIRGVHLSDKLLASPVKWSRVSQRNAFIRTWVCFKLGQGLSGDGAVLHPGLAFGNVRRNIWTPEGSLRASRSENNNTQLSMPRSQKGGTSLSAAQKVKEAGRDFTYLIVVVVGIGVTGGLFYVIFKELFSSSSPSKIYGDALEKCRAHPEVIGVFGEPIKGYGEATRRGRRQLVSHIEYIKDGLKYMRLKFYIEGSEKGKQGTVHVEVKENPESGKYEYRYVFVDIDVYPRRTIIVEDNR, translated from the exons ATGCGCTCGGCGCACTATAGATTTTCCTTTATGATGCTTTCTTCTTTTATCCGAGGTGTTCATTTAAGCGACAAGCTACTGGCATCCCCTGTGAAATGGTCGCGTGTAAGCCAAAGGAACGCATTTATCAGGACTTGGGTGTGTTTCAAGTTAGGGCAAGGGTTGAGTGGCGATGGAGCTGTCTTGCACCCTGGATTGGCCTTTGGTAATGTGAGGAGGAATATCTGGACTCCAGAAGGATCCCTGAGAGCAAGTAGATctgaaaacaacaacacacagctGTCAATGCCAAGAAGCCAGAAAGGAGGTACCTCCTTGTCTGCTGCTCAGAAAG tgaAAGAAGCTGGAAGAGATTTCACATACTTAATTGTAGTGGTGGTTGGAATTGGAGTTACAG GTGGTTTATTCTATGTGATTTTTAAAGAGTTGTTCTCTTCCTCTAGTCCCAGTAAAATCTATGGAGATGCTTTAGAGAAATGCAGAGCTCACCCTGAG GTTATAGGTGTTTTTGGTGAACCCATAAAGGGTTATGGGGAAGCAACACGGCGTGGAAGAAGACAGCTTGTCAG TCACATTGAGTACATAAAAGATGGACTGAAATATATGCGCCTGAAATTCTACATTGAAGGCTCAGAGAAAGGAAAACAAGGGACCGTGCATGTGGAAGTGAAAGAG AATCCTGAAAGTGGAAAATATGAGTATCGCTACGTATTTGTGGATATTGATGTCTACCCTAGAAGAACTATCATTGTGGAAGACAATAGATAA